A genomic stretch from Marinimicrobium sp. C6131 includes:
- a CDS encoding MipA/OmpV family protein, translating to MTWLTDSPARVYRLAALMLALGLTAPGLASDRPSHCDHSGPGCVAAGTWDIRLAVGAGLRTNPIAGADDVPLVLVPQVTYYGKRFFFDNLDLGYTLIDRRDWMVNLLITPSGDGLYFFEDDWGRFFLQGGLNTLGANFSPAPDEAPAIEDEDAFEGPQEDQRDQESPAPTNPEPAQVSPPPLRDRNVAALAGVETSGDFGRFQWQFQALSDVSGVHNGEELRFAVSTGIHPRPHHLGLSLGFSWKSAEVMEYYYGVTQGESGGNRAAYRPGSGTAPFVRLSWNQPVSEQWRWLASVQYEYLSESVRHSPLTDQNKVMQIFVGGVYHF from the coding sequence ATGACGTGGTTAACCGATTCCCCGGCTCGCGTATACCGTCTGGCGGCATTGATGCTGGCACTGGGCCTGACGGCCCCGGGGCTGGCGAGCGATCGCCCATCGCACTGCGACCACAGCGGGCCCGGGTGTGTGGCGGCGGGTACCTGGGACATCAGGCTGGCCGTCGGCGCCGGGCTGCGCACCAACCCGATCGCCGGTGCCGATGATGTGCCGCTGGTTCTGGTTCCTCAGGTGACTTATTACGGCAAGCGGTTTTTCTTTGACAACCTGGACCTGGGTTATACCCTGATTGACCGACGTGACTGGATGGTAAACCTGTTGATCACCCCCAGCGGCGACGGCCTGTACTTCTTTGAAGACGATTGGGGCCGGTTTTTTCTCCAGGGAGGGTTGAATACCCTGGGGGCAAACTTCAGCCCGGCGCCCGATGAGGCCCCAGCCATAGAAGACGAGGATGCTTTTGAGGGGCCCCAGGAGGATCAGCGGGACCAGGAAAGCCCCGCCCCCACCAACCCCGAGCCGGCCCAGGTATCCCCGCCCCCGCTCCGGGACCGGAATGTCGCCGCCCTGGCCGGGGTGGAAACCTCCGGTGATTTCGGTCGATTTCAGTGGCAATTCCAGGCACTGTCCGATGTCAGTGGCGTACACAATGGGGAGGAGCTCCGGTTTGCGGTCAGCACGGGAATCCACCCGCGACCCCATCATTTGGGCCTCAGCCTCGGATTCAGCTGGAAAAGCGCCGAGGTGATGGAATACTATTACGGCGTCACCCAGGGGGAATCAGGCGGCAACCGAGCGGCCTACCGCCCCGGTAGCGGCACGGCACCCTTTGTGCGCCTGAGCTGGAATCAACCCGTCAGTGAACAATGGCGCTGGTTGGCCAGCGTTCAGTACGAATACCTGAGCGAATCGGTACGCCATAGCCCCCTGACTGACCAGAATAAGGTGATGCAAATCTTCGTCGGGGGCGTTTACCATTTTTAG
- a CDS encoding beta-propeller domain-containing protein, with amino-acid sequence MNVRSVTLCALAASAMLLAACGGSSGDGPGPGRYDTDYRQLRWADPALEPLTNEHPPEAVSQYLRNGLRLQVSAVDNGMVEEDGVAMPDAQENAAGDFSRTNVHVEGVDEADRLKYDGRYLFVAESPQYSYHRFAESVALDDAAGDDGSVPEPAAVQALRIFETDPAQASATGVMRYTLDREADSPLVLSQLYTLEQGGTTEAVVALSDSRYYYGGWGWMGMPEIALQAGHTRIELVDVQSPENPAIRWSLEVEGTLLNSRKIGDVLYLVSRTRPHIEGLEPYAGTDEARQNNERLISSTPMSELLPGYRMDESPEQPLVREGDCYLPETLNPDEGFADIVTVSAFNLREQRLVSAICVNAYLSGLYLSLDSLYLGTHAGNWLDQKTGLHKFAIAGGEIDYRGTGLVPGALNWSDPSFSMDEAQGYLRVVTTLREDWSNPEHFLHVLREAADPDSRTLEVVARLPNEAQPEPIGKPGEDIYAVRFLGDRAYIVTFERIDPLYVLDVSDNENPSVLGELEIPGVSNYLHPVGEGYLVSVGQEADENGGFGGVKVELFDVRDDLNPVSVEAVVLGGSGSWSEALTDLRAFNFLPVGTDQLRFTVPVTRRDDYRWLDTGLFLFEVNGLTGEQATLETQAPLIVASANSSGFEYPVGGGSDRSRLHGDTVYYLHGNDIWARDWDDPESLNGPFGFNTGE; translated from the coding sequence ATGAACGTTCGTTCAGTGACCTTGTGCGCGCTGGCAGCCAGCGCGATGCTACTGGCAGCTTGTGGTGGCTCCAGCGGTGACGGGCCCGGTCCGGGTCGCTACGACACCGATTATCGCCAGCTTCGTTGGGCAGACCCCGCGCTGGAGCCCCTGACCAATGAGCATCCGCCTGAAGCCGTGTCACAGTATTTGCGCAACGGGCTGCGTTTGCAGGTGAGCGCCGTTGACAACGGCATGGTCGAGGAAGACGGTGTGGCAATGCCGGACGCTCAGGAGAATGCGGCTGGCGATTTCTCCCGTACCAATGTTCATGTCGAAGGGGTGGATGAGGCCGACCGGCTGAAATATGACGGTCGCTACCTCTTCGTCGCCGAGTCCCCCCAGTACAGTTATCACCGGTTTGCCGAGAGTGTTGCACTGGACGATGCCGCCGGTGATGATGGATCAGTGCCGGAGCCTGCAGCCGTTCAGGCGTTGCGTATTTTTGAAACCGACCCCGCGCAGGCCAGTGCAACCGGAGTCATGCGTTACACCCTCGACCGGGAGGCTGATTCGCCTCTGGTGCTGTCCCAGCTCTACACCCTGGAGCAGGGCGGCACCACCGAGGCGGTGGTGGCGCTCAGTGACAGCCGTTATTACTACGGAGGCTGGGGATGGATGGGCATGCCGGAGATCGCCCTTCAGGCTGGCCATACCCGGATCGAGCTGGTGGACGTCCAGTCACCGGAGAATCCCGCAATCCGCTGGTCCCTGGAGGTGGAGGGAACACTGCTCAACAGCCGGAAAATCGGCGATGTGCTTTATCTTGTTTCCCGCACCCGCCCCCACATTGAAGGCCTGGAACCCTATGCCGGTACCGACGAGGCGCGACAGAACAATGAACGTTTGATCAGCTCCACCCCGATGTCTGAGTTGTTGCCTGGCTATCGCATGGATGAGTCGCCAGAGCAACCGCTGGTACGCGAAGGAGACTGCTATCTGCCGGAAACATTGAACCCCGATGAAGGTTTCGCCGACATAGTGACCGTGAGCGCCTTCAATCTTCGGGAGCAGCGACTGGTGAGTGCGATCTGTGTCAATGCGTATTTGAGCGGCCTGTACCTGTCGCTGGACAGTCTGTATCTGGGAACCCATGCCGGCAATTGGCTCGACCAGAAGACCGGGCTGCACAAGTTTGCTATTGCCGGGGGCGAGATTGATTACCGAGGCACGGGGTTGGTGCCGGGAGCACTGAACTGGTCAGACCCGTCCTTCAGCATGGATGAGGCACAGGGTTACTTGCGGGTGGTGACCACCCTTCGGGAAGACTGGAGCAACCCAGAGCACTTTTTGCATGTGCTTCGGGAGGCCGCCGATCCCGACAGCCGCACCCTGGAGGTGGTTGCACGGCTGCCCAACGAGGCACAACCGGAGCCGATCGGCAAGCCGGGCGAGGATATCTACGCCGTCCGTTTCCTGGGGGACCGGGCCTATATCGTCACCTTTGAACGCATCGACCCGTTGTATGTGCTGGATGTCTCAGATAATGAAAACCCCTCTGTGCTCGGGGAACTGGAGATTCCCGGTGTGTCCAATTACCTGCACCCCGTAGGAGAGGGATACCTGGTGTCCGTGGGCCAGGAAGCCGATGAAAACGGCGGTTTTGGCGGGGTGAAAGTCGAACTGTTTGATGTGCGCGATGACCTGAACCCGGTCAGCGTCGAGGCCGTTGTGCTGGGCGGATCCGGGAGTTGGAGCGAGGCGTTGACCGACCTGCGGGCGTTCAATTTCCTGCCGGTCGGCACGGATCAGTTGCGCTTTACCGTTCCGGTGACTCGTCGCGACGATTATCGTTGGCTGGATACCGGGTTGTTCCTGTTTGAGGTGAACGGGCTGACCGGAGAGCAGGCAACGCTGGAAACTCAGGCGCCGCTGATCGTGGCTTCGGCGAATAGCTCCGGCTTTGAGTACCCCGTAGGCGGCGGAAGTGACCGCAGCCGGTTGCACGGGGATACGGTGTACTACCTGCACGGCAATGACATTTGGGCTCGCGATTGGGATGACCCCGAATCGCTTAATGGGCCATTCGGTTTCAACACAGGGGAGTGA
- a CDS encoding DUF6174 domain-containing protein: MHKLMISMNIASNGQAREPEALLELRRRVRDVNTSPEEALYVHWQLWQMSGFDSYQFTLSRCGSVGCNDIRVKVSGGAVISAHELGSGRLCSAAEVGTVDDYFRWIEAELYGKPRTPQTVYHPLYGYPLSFALEVAHTRQEQERQLA, translated from the coding sequence ATGCACAAACTGATGATCTCGATGAATATCGCTTCCAACGGTCAGGCCCGGGAGCCAGAGGCTCTGTTGGAACTCCGACGTCGAGTCCGGGATGTGAATACGAGCCCGGAGGAGGCGCTCTATGTCCACTGGCAACTCTGGCAGATGAGTGGCTTTGATTCCTATCAGTTCACGCTCAGCCGGTGCGGTTCGGTAGGGTGCAACGACATCCGGGTAAAAGTGTCGGGCGGGGCCGTGATTTCTGCCCATGAACTCGGCTCTGGCAGGCTTTGCTCGGCGGCCGAAGTGGGCACGGTGGATGACTACTTCCGTTGGATAGAGGCGGAGTTATACGGTAAACCGCGAACCCCTCAAACGGTTTACCACCCTCTGTACGGATACCCCCTGAGCTTTGCTCTTGAGGTGGCCCATACCCGCCAGGAACAGGAGCGCCAGCTCGCGTAG
- a CDS encoding TonB-dependent receptor, which produces MMTQKPLARTLNALKHSRQSALWLGSVAALALNAPVQAQETDQQPNMQAIEEVVVTGTPGGAAMRKLDASFAISTVSAEDIKRKAPSSTADLLKTVPGVWVESSGGVSGANIFVRGFPSGGDADFVTVAVNGLAVYPPPTLSFLENSTIFRVDETIERMEGLRGGPNPVYSNGQVGLTTNFILKEGGPDTEGVLKYSTSDFGLQRVDGMVSGELSDDLYYMIGGYVSSSEGVREAGFDAEEGNQFTINLTKRLDNGKINLFHRATDDHGTWYLPVALQDSDGNPTGIDASYTQVGAANRNVLVPYSGSDGMGGTETTFEMRDMGKGRGWDGSVTGGSIELDLANGWTFTDRFGLTKGDADTYGFVPDGAAVTMGSLNGGLAGTTITGDEVAANALVQRFGPWVVEKDIEAFSNDLSLAKQWDDYKLTVGYYASTWEVDEIWSIGNSKYYELGQNGQMISPDSVDDACQDFDQTTCGFKYDVDAIGDARENAFYMAGETYLGDLTLDAGIRVVTRETTYSVDDGARDGIADLTLDTEEDKVTYTAAANWALTEDSGVFVRINDGVKFPDFDAYRDFRGDFLNGSDLIIDVQQYELGYKLSQANYSLYATGFMNETKGQPFGNVALNDFDRLETEAMGVELDGNLYWGEFELTLNATLQDTEIKSGDDAGNSVQRQPDSQIRLSPSYNLSFANGVDAVVYGTASIIGDRYSDNGNINKLSSYEKFDLGVIVNVENLEFQLAVDNLTDEEALTEGDPRAAGVSANGRYILPRNVKFSIGYQF; this is translated from the coding sequence ATGATGACCCAGAAACCTCTGGCCCGAACACTCAACGCCCTGAAGCACTCACGCCAGTCAGCACTGTGGCTTGGCTCAGTGGCCGCCCTGGCGCTGAACGCACCGGTACAGGCTCAGGAAACCGATCAGCAGCCCAACATGCAAGCCATTGAGGAAGTGGTGGTAACCGGTACACCCGGTGGTGCCGCCATGCGCAAGCTGGACGCCAGTTTCGCCATTTCCACCGTCAGTGCGGAAGACATCAAACGCAAGGCCCCTTCCAGTACCGCCGACCTGCTGAAAACGGTTCCCGGTGTCTGGGTTGAGAGTTCCGGCGGTGTGTCCGGTGCAAACATTTTCGTCCGTGGTTTCCCGAGTGGCGGTGACGCCGACTTTGTCACCGTCGCCGTCAACGGACTGGCGGTCTACCCACCGCCCACTCTGTCATTTCTGGAAAACTCCACCATTTTCCGCGTGGATGAAACCATCGAGCGCATGGAAGGCCTGCGCGGTGGTCCCAACCCGGTTTACTCCAACGGCCAAGTGGGCCTGACCACCAACTTCATTCTGAAAGAAGGCGGCCCGGATACTGAAGGGGTCCTCAAATATTCCACTTCCGATTTCGGGTTGCAGCGGGTAGACGGCATGGTCAGCGGCGAGCTGAGCGATGACCTCTACTACATGATCGGCGGCTATGTCAGTTCCTCCGAGGGCGTGCGTGAAGCCGGTTTCGATGCCGAGGAAGGCAATCAGTTTACGATCAACCTCACCAAACGGCTCGATAACGGCAAGATCAACCTGTTCCATCGCGCGACCGATGATCACGGTACCTGGTACCTGCCGGTCGCATTGCAGGACAGCGACGGCAACCCCACCGGGATCGACGCCAGCTACACCCAGGTCGGCGCCGCCAACCGCAATGTGCTGGTTCCCTACTCGGGCAGCGATGGTATGGGCGGTACCGAAACCACCTTTGAGATGCGTGACATGGGCAAGGGTCGCGGCTGGGACGGCAGCGTGACCGGCGGCTCCATCGAATTGGACCTGGCCAATGGCTGGACCTTTACCGACCGATTCGGGCTCACCAAGGGTGACGCCGATACCTACGGATTCGTACCGGACGGTGCGGCGGTGACCATGGGCAGCCTCAATGGCGGACTGGCTGGCACCACCATCACCGGCGACGAAGTAGCCGCCAACGCACTGGTCCAGCGGTTCGGCCCCTGGGTGGTTGAAAAAGACATCGAAGCTTTCAGCAACGATTTGAGTCTTGCCAAGCAATGGGACGACTACAAGTTGACCGTGGGCTATTACGCCTCTACCTGGGAAGTCGATGAAATCTGGTCCATCGGGAACTCCAAATACTACGAGCTGGGTCAAAATGGTCAGATGATCAGCCCGGACAGCGTGGACGATGCCTGTCAGGACTTTGATCAGACCACCTGCGGGTTCAAATACGATGTCGACGCCATCGGTGATGCCCGTGAAAACGCCTTCTACATGGCGGGGGAAACCTACCTGGGCGACCTCACCCTTGATGCTGGTATACGTGTCGTGACCCGCGAGACCACCTACTCGGTGGACGACGGTGCCCGCGATGGTATCGCGGACCTGACACTGGATACCGAAGAAGACAAGGTAACCTACACCGCCGCGGCGAACTGGGCGCTGACCGAAGACTCGGGCGTCTTTGTGCGGATCAATGACGGGGTGAAATTTCCGGACTTCGACGCTTACCGTGACTTCCGCGGCGACTTCCTGAACGGATCCGACCTGATCATTGACGTACAGCAGTACGAACTGGGCTACAAGCTCTCCCAGGCCAACTACTCCCTGTACGCCACCGGCTTCATGAATGAAACCAAAGGGCAACCGTTTGGCAACGTCGCGTTGAACGATTTCGACCGACTGGAAACCGAAGCCATGGGTGTGGAACTGGACGGTAATCTCTACTGGGGCGAGTTCGAACTGACTCTGAACGCCACCCTGCAGGACACCGAGATCAAGAGCGGTGATGATGCCGGCAACAGCGTCCAGCGCCAGCCGGACTCCCAGATCCGCCTGTCACCGAGCTACAACCTGTCCTTCGCCAACGGTGTGGATGCCGTCGTTTACGGTACCGCCAGTATCATCGGTGATCGTTACAGTGACAACGGAAACATCAACAAGCTGTCCAGCTACGAGAAGTTCGACCTGGGTGTGATTGTGAATGTCGAGAACCTGGAGTTCCAGCTTGCCGTGGATAACCTCACCGACGAGGAAGCTCTGACCGAGGGTGACCCACGTGCCGCCGGGGTATCGGCCAACGGCCGTTACATCCTGCCGCGCAACGTGAAGTTCTCCATCGGCTATCAGTTCTGA
- the pgmB gene encoding beta-phosphoglucomutase, protein MTAYRAAIFDLDGVIADTARLHLAAWQQLAEEEGFRLPADADERLKGVDRMASLEIVLEGTSRQYREDEKLALADRKNQRYQQLVTQLTPEDLLPGAAELLEQLADWQIPMALASASKNARAVIDGLGIAHRFDYIADAARVKYPKPDPEIFTLAARGLGVEPALCVGIEDAAAGVTAIKRAGMYAVGIGDSRVLEEADLCVPTLADFRPESCFRRRI, encoded by the coding sequence ATGACGGCTTACCGAGCTGCTATATTTGATCTGGATGGTGTGATTGCCGATACCGCCCGCCTTCATCTGGCCGCGTGGCAACAACTGGCCGAAGAAGAAGGGTTTCGTTTGCCCGCCGACGCGGATGAGCGACTCAAAGGTGTAGACCGGATGGCGTCGCTCGAAATCGTCCTGGAGGGCACCTCTCGCCAGTATCGGGAGGACGAAAAGCTCGCGCTGGCGGACCGGAAGAATCAGCGCTACCAGCAACTGGTCACTCAACTGACCCCGGAGGACCTGTTGCCTGGTGCCGCCGAATTGCTGGAACAATTGGCCGACTGGCAGATTCCGATGGCGCTGGCCTCCGCCAGCAAAAACGCCCGGGCGGTGATTGACGGACTCGGTATCGCCCACCGCTTTGACTACATTGCCGATGCCGCCCGGGTCAAGTACCCCAAGCCCGACCCGGAGATTTTCACTCTGGCAGCCCGGGGCCTGGGTGTTGAGCCGGCGCTATGTGTGGGGATTGAGGATGCGGCCGCGGGTGTCACCGCCATTAAACGAGCGGGCATGTACGCGGTTGGTATAGGAGACAGCAGGGTACTGGAAGAAGCTGACCTGTGCGTGCCGACGCTGGCTGACTTCCGCCCGGAATCCTGCTTCCGGCGCCGCATCTGA
- a CDS encoding glycoside hydrolase family 65 protein — translation MQHSSRASDRYGLNPWRITESGFQAGDYGLNATLFALGNGYIGLRGTFDEGFAAGTAESGCYLNGVYYSEPITYGEQAYGYAKNNQRIASAALPHELSLTLDGVAVDLSEGELLEHRRELELDNGLVSRQWRWRAPNGQILRLASRRLVSLTERQLIVMEYRLSVESGTGKLSVTSSLDATPAAATDSDDPRVGAGVNIEDLEPRIQKARNGRLTLSHHLKSSGFTLSSAASHRLDGASVSAQTHDTDDFRAACQYVVTLTPETPLILTKYAVYGHSVTDTPNLDEVLRRCEQKRFDDYARDQREAMDAFWATSDIEVGGDPALQQGLRFNLFHLFQSLGRDPGTNIAAKGLTGHGYDGHYFWDSEIYILPFFLYTQPELARNLLLYRHSILDAARARARELAIPKGALFPWRTIGGEECSAYYPAGTAQFHINADVAYAVKQYHEATGDDDFLIQAGAEVVLESARLWPAIGHYNAHRGDQFCINEVTGPDEYTALVNNNFFTNAMAQAHLRYAVELYQWLKERAPAKARELYRAMALDDREVADWAQAAERMYLPYDENQGIHLQDDSFLDKPRWDFEHTPADHYPLLLHYHPLTIYRHQVCKQADTVLALFLLSDQFSREQKKRDFDFYEPITTHDSTLSACMHSILANEVGYPDKARHYFEQVARMDLDNHHHNTQHGIHTACMGGTWLCMVQGFGGMRLHHHQLAFNPTLPKGLSHYRFKVRVQGRLIGVSVDASEAHYQLITGAPITLQHGEQSIALTEGQAPIAAPLRSPNR, via the coding sequence ATGCAACACAGCTCTCGCGCATCGGATCGCTACGGCCTCAACCCCTGGCGCATCACCGAGTCCGGCTTTCAAGCCGGCGACTACGGCCTCAATGCCACCCTGTTCGCCCTGGGTAACGGGTACATTGGCCTGCGAGGCACGTTCGATGAAGGCTTCGCCGCCGGCACTGCGGAGTCCGGCTGCTACCTGAACGGCGTCTATTACTCTGAGCCCATTACCTATGGCGAGCAGGCTTATGGCTACGCGAAAAACAACCAGCGCATTGCGTCCGCCGCCCTTCCACACGAGCTGAGCCTGACTCTGGATGGTGTCGCCGTCGACCTCAGTGAGGGTGAGCTCCTGGAGCACCGACGCGAGCTGGAACTGGACAACGGCCTGGTCAGCCGCCAGTGGCGCTGGCGTGCGCCGAACGGCCAGATACTCCGGTTGGCCAGTCGCCGCCTGGTGTCACTGACTGAGCGGCAATTGATCGTCATGGAATACCGGCTGTCGGTGGAGTCCGGTACCGGCAAGCTGAGCGTGACCTCGAGCCTGGATGCCACCCCCGCCGCCGCCACCGACAGCGATGATCCGCGGGTCGGCGCCGGGGTCAACATCGAAGATCTGGAGCCCCGTATCCAGAAGGCCCGGAACGGACGGCTGACCCTGAGCCATCACCTGAAAAGCAGTGGTTTCACGTTGAGCAGTGCCGCCAGCCATCGCCTGGACGGGGCGAGCGTGAGCGCTCAGACCCACGATACCGATGATTTCCGGGCCGCCTGTCAATACGTGGTGACACTGACGCCGGAAACGCCACTGATACTGACCAAATACGCTGTCTACGGGCACAGCGTTACCGACACGCCAAACCTCGATGAGGTCCTCAGGCGCTGCGAGCAGAAGCGTTTTGATGACTATGCACGGGATCAGCGCGAAGCCATGGATGCCTTCTGGGCCACCTCGGATATTGAGGTGGGCGGCGACCCGGCCCTGCAACAGGGGCTGCGATTCAACCTGTTTCATTTATTCCAGTCCCTGGGGCGGGACCCCGGCACCAATATTGCCGCCAAAGGCCTCACCGGCCACGGCTATGACGGTCATTACTTCTGGGACAGCGAAATCTACATTCTGCCGTTTTTCCTCTATACCCAACCGGAGCTGGCGCGCAACCTGCTTCTCTATCGGCACAGCATTCTGGATGCCGCCCGGGCCCGGGCCCGGGAACTGGCCATTCCCAAAGGCGCGCTGTTCCCCTGGCGCACCATCGGGGGCGAGGAGTGCTCCGCCTACTACCCGGCGGGCACCGCCCAGTTTCACATCAACGCCGACGTTGCCTATGCGGTCAAGCAGTATCACGAGGCCACTGGCGACGATGATTTTCTGATCCAGGCCGGTGCCGAAGTGGTCCTGGAAAGCGCCCGGTTGTGGCCCGCCATCGGGCACTACAACGCCCATCGGGGCGATCAGTTCTGCATCAACGAAGTCACTGGGCCGGACGAATACACCGCCCTGGTGAACAACAACTTCTTCACCAACGCCATGGCGCAGGCCCATCTGCGCTATGCAGTCGAGCTGTACCAGTGGCTGAAGGAGCGGGCGCCCGCAAAAGCCAGGGAACTGTACCGGGCCATGGCACTGGATGACCGGGAGGTGGCCGACTGGGCGCAGGCGGCGGAGCGCATGTATCTGCCCTATGACGAAAACCAGGGCATCCACCTGCAGGACGACAGTTTTCTCGACAAACCCCGCTGGGACTTTGAGCACACGCCCGCGGACCACTACCCGCTGCTGCTGCACTACCACCCGCTGACCATCTACCGTCACCAGGTCTGCAAACAGGCGGACACGGTGCTCGCGCTGTTCCTGCTCAGCGACCAATTCAGCCGGGAGCAGAAAAAACGGGATTTCGACTTTTACGAACCCATCACCACCCACGACTCCACCCTGTCCGCCTGTATGCACAGCATTCTGGCCAATGAGGTTGGGTACCCGGATAAAGCGCGGCACTATTTCGAACAGGTCGCGCGCATGGACCTGGACAACCACCACCACAACACCCAGCACGGCATCCATACTGCCTGTATGGGCGGGACCTGGCTGTGCATGGTGCAGGGTTTTGGCGGCATGCGCCTGCACCACCACCAGTTGGCGTTCAACCCCACCCTGCCCAAGGGCCTGAGCCACTACCGCTTCAAGGTGCGCGTGCAGGGCCGACTGATTGGGGTCAGCGTCGATGCCAGCGAAGCGCACTATCAACTGATCACGGGAGCGCCCATCACCCTTCAACACGGCGAGCAATCCATTGCCCTGACGGAAGGCCAGGCGCCCATTGCCGCCCCTCTCAGGAGTCCGAACCGATGA
- a CDS encoding MFS transporter: protein MNKRLIVLVLMLNYFLFGLLLNSVGVVILQSINSFGVTKESAALLEGFKDIPIAVVSFLVASFLPRLGYRRAMMIGLGVVLLACLSMPILSSFWATKMLFLAIGSSFALIKVSVYASIGILAPEKQAHASLMNAIEGVFMLGVLSGYWVFSFFIDSDRPESMNWLNTYWWLAGICAFNLVVMAFIRFGEEKVQPATANFGQDFLAMLKLTARPLVYIFVASVFLYVLIEQGIGTWLPTFNNQVLNLPSAISVQVTSIFALCLAIGRLGAGVLLRGINWYVLLSVCVIAMGLLVILTLPLSYNVKVEPDVGWLNLPLAAYIFPLIGLFMAPIYPALSSVVLSSLPLHQQSSMAGLIIIFSALGGTTGSMLTGIVFGQFTGQVAFYMALVPMALILILLRGLKRETERADVREG from the coding sequence ATGAATAAACGCCTGATTGTTCTGGTATTAATGCTCAACTACTTCCTGTTCGGTCTGTTGCTGAACAGTGTCGGGGTGGTGATCCTGCAATCCATCAACAGCTTTGGTGTCACCAAGGAAAGCGCCGCACTGCTGGAGGGATTCAAGGATATCCCCATTGCCGTGGTGTCGTTTCTGGTAGCCTCATTCCTGCCCCGGTTGGGGTACCGACGGGCCATGATGATCGGCCTGGGCGTTGTGCTGTTGGCCTGTCTGTCCATGCCGATTCTCAGTAGCTTCTGGGCCACCAAGATGCTGTTCCTGGCCATCGGGTCCTCCTTTGCGCTGATCAAGGTGTCGGTTTACGCCAGCATCGGCATCCTGGCTCCGGAAAAGCAGGCTCACGCGAGCCTGATGAATGCCATTGAAGGGGTGTTCATGCTGGGGGTGCTGTCCGGTTACTGGGTGTTCAGTTTCTTCATCGATTCGGATCGGCCGGAGAGTATGAACTGGTTGAATACCTATTGGTGGCTGGCGGGAATCTGTGCGTTCAACCTGGTGGTGATGGCCTTTATCCGCTTCGGCGAGGAAAAGGTGCAACCGGCCACCGCCAATTTTGGTCAGGACTTCCTGGCCATGCTCAAGCTGACCGCCCGCCCGTTGGTTTACATCTTTGTCGCCTCGGTGTTCCTGTACGTGTTGATTGAGCAGGGCATTGGCACCTGGTTGCCGACATTCAACAATCAGGTGCTCAACCTCCCCAGCGCCATCAGTGTTCAGGTGACCAGTATCTTTGCGCTGTGCCTGGCAATCGGGCGTTTGGGGGCCGGTGTCTTACTGCGTGGCATCAACTGGTATGTGTTGCTCAGTGTCTGTGTGATTGCCATGGGGTTGTTGGTGATTCTGACACTGCCGCTATCGTATAATGTGAAGGTTGAGCCGGACGTTGGCTGGCTCAACCTTCCTCTGGCAGCGTACATATTCCCGTTGATTGGCCTGTTTATGGCCCCGATCTACCCGGCGTTGAGTTCGGTGGTACTGAGCTCCTTGCCGCTGCATCAGCAATCGTCCATGGCGGGTTTGATCATCATATTCTCGGCGTTGGGTGGTACCACGGGGTCCATGCTGACCGGCATCGTGTTTGGCCAGTTTACCGGGCAAGTTGCGTTTTACATGGCGCTGGTCCCCATGGCCCTGATATTGATACTGCTGAGAGGACTGAAACGTGAAACAGAGCGTGCCGACGTCCGTGAAGGATAG